In Neorhizobium sp. NCHU2750, a single genomic region encodes these proteins:
- a CDS encoding glucokinase, whose protein sequence is MAKAQSDTLPFPILIGDIGGTNARFSILADAETKATDFVHVPTAGYPTIDDAIVDKVFNNPDLPKPRSAILAVAGPIDGDEIDLTNCDWIVRPKKMIGELGFDAVLVLNDFEAQALAVATLTEGDREPIGATLPAVDATRVVLGPGTGLGVAGLLHAKDTWFPVPGEGGHVDMGPRTPRDLEIFPHLVTIEGRVSAEEIISGRGLLHIYNAVCAADGVTPSIKDPANVTEEGLGGKNAQAAEALELFVTYLGRLAGDLALTFMARGGVFLGGGISPKILPELKKPFFRKAFEDKAPHKELMKTIPTFVVTHPQAALAGLASYARTPEAYGIATEGRCWRR, encoded by the coding sequence ATGGCCAAAGCTCAATCTGACACATTGCCCTTTCCTATCCTGATCGGGGATATCGGCGGCACCAATGCCCGTTTCTCCATCCTTGCCGATGCCGAGACCAAGGCAACCGATTTCGTCCATGTGCCGACGGCGGGTTACCCGACGATCGATGATGCGATCGTCGACAAGGTGTTTAACAATCCCGATCTGCCCAAGCCGCGTTCGGCAATCCTGGCTGTCGCCGGCCCGATCGACGGCGACGAGATCGACCTCACCAATTGTGACTGGATCGTCCGTCCGAAGAAGATGATCGGCGAACTCGGCTTCGACGCCGTGCTCGTGCTCAACGATTTCGAAGCCCAGGCACTTGCCGTCGCGACCTTGACGGAAGGCGACCGCGAGCCGATCGGTGCCACGCTGCCGGCCGTCGATGCCACACGTGTCGTTCTCGGCCCCGGAACCGGTCTAGGCGTCGCAGGCCTTCTTCATGCCAAGGATACGTGGTTTCCGGTACCCGGCGAGGGCGGCCATGTGGACATGGGCCCGCGCACGCCGCGCGACCTTGAGATTTTCCCGCATCTCGTCACCATCGAGGGGCGCGTTTCGGCCGAGGAAATCATTTCCGGCCGCGGCCTTCTGCATATCTACAATGCCGTTTGCGCCGCTGATGGTGTTACACCCAGCATCAAGGACCCGGCCAACGTGACCGAGGAAGGCCTTGGCGGCAAGAACGCCCAGGCTGCGGAAGCGCTGGAGCTTTTCGTCACCTATCTCGGCCGCCTTGCCGGCGACCTGGCACTCACCTTCATGGCGCGCGGCGGCGTGTTCCTCGGCGGCGGCATTTCGCCGAAAATCCTGCCGGAACTGAAAAAGCCCTTCTTCCGCAAGGCTTTCGAGGACAAGGCGCCGCACAAGGAATTGATGAAGACGATCCCGACCTTCGTCGTCACCCATCCGCAGGCGGCACTGGCCGGGCTTGCCAGCTATGCCCGCACGCCAGAGGCCTACGGGATTGCGACGGAGGGTCGGTGCTGGCGCCGGTGA
- a CDS encoding ABC transporter ATP-binding protein yields MKAEKDKKRHVDSTTVVSVLKRIISENGRDHIRGYVFAVSCLIMVALSTAFTAWIMESVVNEAFANKRADIVWLICGSILAAFVLRGFATYGQAVALSKISNNIVARYQRRLYSHLMTLSVGFFSEARSAHLAAQISQNIAGIRDVMNLTVTSTARDLLTLVSLIAVMIGKDWVLSLIVFAVAPPLLYALRYVSRRLRLATRDSVEVNSRVLGAMQETAQGIAVVKAFTMEQELERKVNKIIDTAEHRSNRIARLSERTSPLTETFAGFAISSVLAYAAFRSIYNNVPPGAFFSFVTALLMAYDPARRLAKLQVQMDRAVVNAQMIYALLDLQPAQREKPGAPALSISEAKVELKDVVFSYAAGSPILRGVNLVAEGGKTTALVGPSGAGKSTIINLIPRFYDPAEGQILVDGQNIADVTKASLRQQLAYVSQQPYLFEGSIRDNIRYGRPDATDAEVEEAARLAYAHDFITAQPEGYDTPVGENGVTLSGGQRQRLSIARALVRNAPILLLDEATSALDNESEAAVQKALDTAMRGRTVIVIAHRLSTVVNADKIVVMQDGRVVEEGTHEELARRKQGLYARLNNLQAPEHN; encoded by the coding sequence TTGAAGGCTGAAAAAGACAAAAAGCGCCACGTTGATTCCACTACCGTTGTCAGCGTCCTGAAGCGCATCATTTCGGAGAACGGCCGGGACCATATCCGCGGATATGTGTTTGCCGTCTCCTGTCTGATCATGGTGGCGCTGTCGACCGCGTTTACCGCTTGGATCATGGAATCGGTGGTCAACGAGGCCTTCGCCAACAAGCGGGCGGACATCGTGTGGCTGATCTGCGGCTCGATCCTCGCCGCCTTCGTTCTGCGCGGCTTCGCCACCTATGGCCAGGCGGTGGCTCTTTCCAAGATCAGCAACAATATCGTGGCCCGTTACCAGCGTCGGCTCTATAGCCACCTGATGACGCTTTCGGTCGGATTTTTCTCCGAAGCCCGCTCGGCGCATCTGGCCGCGCAGATCAGCCAGAATATTGCCGGCATTCGGGACGTGATGAACCTGACCGTCACCTCCACTGCAAGAGATCTTCTGACGCTCGTCTCGCTGATTGCGGTGATGATCGGCAAGGACTGGGTGCTGTCGCTGATCGTCTTTGCCGTGGCACCGCCGCTTCTCTACGCCCTGCGCTACGTGTCGCGCCGTCTCAGGCTCGCGACGCGGGATTCGGTCGAGGTCAATAGCCGCGTTCTCGGCGCCATGCAGGAAACCGCCCAGGGCATTGCCGTGGTGAAGGCCTTCACCATGGAGCAGGAACTCGAGCGCAAGGTCAACAAGATCATCGACACCGCCGAACACCGGTCGAACCGTATCGCGCGCCTTTCCGAACGGACCTCGCCGCTGACGGAGACCTTTGCGGGTTTTGCGATATCGAGCGTGCTGGCTTACGCGGCATTCCGTTCGATCTATAACAACGTGCCGCCGGGCGCCTTCTTCTCCTTCGTGACGGCGCTGCTGATGGCCTATGATCCGGCTCGCCGGCTCGCCAAGCTTCAGGTGCAGATGGACCGTGCCGTCGTCAATGCGCAGATGATCTATGCGCTTCTCGACCTGCAGCCGGCCCAGCGCGAAAAACCCGGCGCGCCGGCTCTCTCCATCAGCGAGGCGAAGGTCGAGCTCAAGGATGTGGTGTTTTCCTACGCCGCCGGCTCCCCCATTCTGCGCGGCGTGAACCTTGTTGCCGAGGGCGGCAAGACGACGGCTCTGGTCGGGCCTTCCGGTGCCGGCAAGTCGACGATCATCAACCTCATTCCGCGCTTCTACGACCCGGCGGAAGGCCAGATCCTGGTCGACGGCCAGAATATCGCGGACGTAACCAAGGCCTCCCTGCGCCAGCAGCTCGCCTACGTGTCGCAACAACCCTATCTGTTCGAGGGCTCGATCCGCGACAATATCCGCTATGGCCGTCCGGATGCCACGGATGCCGAGGTGGAAGAGGCGGCAAGGCTTGCCTATGCGCATGACTTCATCACCGCGCAGCCGGAGGGCTACGATACGCCGGTCGGTGAAAACGGCGTGACATTGTCCGGTGGCCAGAGGCAGAGGCTGTCGATTGCCCGCGCGCTGGTACGCAATGCGCCGATCCTGCTGCTCGACGAGGCGACCTCGGCGCTCGACAACGAGTCGGAAGCCGCCGTGCAGAAGGCGCTCGACACGGCGATGCGCGGCCGCACGGTGATCGTCATCGCCCACCGCCTGTCGACCGTCGTCAATGCCGACAAGATCGTGGTGATGCAGGATGGACGCGTCGTCGAGGAAGGCACGCATGAGGAACTTGCACGGCGCAAGCAGGGTCTTTACGCTCGCCTCAACAATCTGCAGGCGCCCGAACACAACTGA
- a CDS encoding methylglyoxal synthase: MTEFARQHQSALSKFRIVATGTTGGRVLDACPDLDVTPLKSGPLGGDQQIGAMIATGDVGMLIFFIDPLSALPHDVDVKALTRLATVYDIPMALNRATAEHLIDFR; the protein is encoded by the coding sequence ATGACGGAATTTGCCCGTCAGCATCAATCCGCGCTGTCGAAATTCCGCATCGTCGCAACGGGCACGACCGGCGGCCGTGTGCTGGATGCCTGTCCTGACCTCGACGTGACGCCGCTGAAAAGCGGCCCCCTGGGCGGCGACCAGCAGATCGGCGCGATGATCGCGACCGGCGATGTCGGCATGCTGATCTTCTTCATCGATCCGCTCTCCGCCCTGCCCCATGACGTCGACGTCAAGGCCCTGACCCGGCTTGCTACCGTCTACGACATTCCGATGGCGCTTAACCGCGCCACCGCAGAACATCTCATCGACTTTCGATAA
- the mepA gene encoding penicillin-insensitive murein endopeptidase, whose protein sequence is MKPILKLALSLAAAATLFGVLAEMAQAEEQKTAKQLFSAAKLPSASQPMPFGFYAKGCMAGAVALPTDGPTWQAMRLSRNRRWGNPAMISLLERFSSDAERLGWGTGILVGDISQPRGGPMINGHASHQVGLDADIWFTPKPAQPLTVEEREDLPFTSMLDKSKFLTVDPRKWTDTHARLIMQAASYPQVQRIFVNPAIKKRLCETWTGDRSLLGKVRPFYGHDEHFHIRINCPAGAASCEKQAPVPAGDDCNSKSLSWWFTKEPWAPPKPAEPNRKPVKPRQVMLSDLPKACAAVLAAPARSEQDATFGDQPMAAKALPSEPMEETPTALTSDAAQVPENVPLPRARPLR, encoded by the coding sequence ATGAAACCGATCTTGAAACTGGCACTGAGTCTGGCGGCAGCTGCAACGCTTTTCGGTGTGCTGGCCGAAATGGCGCAGGCCGAGGAGCAGAAGACCGCCAAGCAATTGTTCAGCGCCGCGAAGCTGCCCAGTGCGTCGCAGCCGATGCCGTTCGGCTTTTATGCCAAGGGATGCATGGCGGGTGCGGTGGCGCTGCCGACGGACGGGCCGACATGGCAGGCGATGCGGCTTTCCCGCAACCGACGCTGGGGCAATCCGGCGATGATATCGCTGCTCGAACGCTTTTCGTCCGATGCGGAGAGGCTTGGCTGGGGAACCGGTATCCTGGTCGGAGACATTTCCCAGCCGCGCGGCGGGCCGATGATCAATGGGCATGCCTCGCATCAGGTCGGTCTCGATGCGGATATCTGGTTCACGCCGAAACCCGCCCAGCCGCTGACGGTGGAAGAACGCGAGGATCTTCCCTTCACCTCGATGCTGGACAAGAGCAAATTCCTGACGGTCGATCCGCGCAAGTGGACCGACACGCATGCGCGGCTCATCATGCAGGCGGCGAGCTATCCGCAGGTGCAGCGCATCTTCGTCAATCCCGCCATCAAGAAGAGGCTTTGCGAGACATGGACCGGCGACCGGAGCCTGCTCGGCAAGGTGCGTCCCTTCTATGGACATGACGAACATTTCCATATCCGCATCAATTGCCCCGCGGGTGCTGCATCATGCGAGAAACAGGCACCGGTTCCTGCCGGCGACGATTGCAACAGCAAGTCGCTTTCCTGGTGGTTCACCAAGGAGCCCTGGGCGCCGCCGAAACCGGCCGAACCGAACAGGAAGCCCGTCAAGCCACGGCAGGTCATGCTTTCGGACCTGCCGAAAGCCTGTGCGGCGGTGCTTGCGGCGCCGGCTCGCTCCGAACAGGATGCCACGTTCGGCGATCAACCGATGGCCGCCAAAGCCCTGCCGTCCGAGCCCATGGAGGAAACTCCGACCGCCCTCACCTCCGATGCCGCACAAGTGCCGGAGAACGTGCCACTACCGCGTGCACGGCCGTTGCGCTGA